Proteins encoded together in one Porites lutea chromosome 2, jaPorLute2.1, whole genome shotgun sequence window:
- the LOC140927346 gene encoding dynein axonemal heavy chain 8-like has product MQRVITAVRQTLTDLKLAIDGKIIMSETLRDSLDCMYDARIPTHWKKISWESSTLGFWYTELLERNSQFRNWCFEGRPNVFWMTGFFNPQGFLTAMRQEVTRAHKGWALDCVVLHNDVTRFFKDDITQPPAEGVYVHGLYLDGAGWDRRGCKLVEPTQKVLFTAMPVIHIYAINTTAGRDARMYQCPIYKKPRRTDLTYIASVDLKTNQNPDHWILRGVALLCDIK; this is encoded by the exons ATGCAGAGAGTGATAACCGCTGTGCGGCAGACACTGACAGATCTAAAACTGGCCATTGACGGAAAAATCATTATGAGCGAG ACCTTAAGAGACTCACTTGACTGCATGTACGATGCCAGGATACCTACACACTGGAAAAAA ATCTCATGGGAGTCTTCCACGCTTGGATTCTGGTACACCGAACTTTTGGAAAGAAACAGCCAGTTTAGGAATTGGTGTTTCGAAGGAAGACCTAATGTGTTCTGGATGACAGGCTTTTTCAATCCCCAAGGATTCCTCACCGCCATGAGACAG GAAGTGACGCGTGCGCACAAGGGCTGGGCCCTGGACTGCGTGGTGCTTCATAATGACGTCACGCGTTTCTTTAAAGATGACATCACTCAGCCCCCAGCTGAAGGGGTCTATGTGCATGGATTGTATCTTGACGGAGCTGGGTGGGATCGCAGAGGCTGCAAACTTGTGGAACCCACGCAAAAGGTTCTCTTCACCGCCATGCCAGTCATTCATATCTACGCTATTAACACGACCGCTGGCCGAGATGCCCGGATGTACCAGTGCCCGATATACAAGAAACCAAGGAGAACAGATCTGACGTATATTGCAAGTGTGGACTTGAAAACCAATCAGAATCCAGATCACTGGATTCTGCGCGGTGTCGCCCTGTTGTGTGACATCAAGTAA